A stretch of Rhinoderma darwinii isolate aRhiDar2 chromosome 4, aRhiDar2.hap1, whole genome shotgun sequence DNA encodes these proteins:
- the CCN6 gene encoding cellular communication network factor 6, protein MTMDKAAESEVFQRREFCRWPCKCSHKPSCSLGVSLVKDGCGCCKVCAKQLGETCNEAEVCDHHRGLYCDYSADAPKYEVGICKYIFAVGCELNGVLYQNGQSFQPSPFYTCLCISDTIGCTPILDSRQSENRCTDATGLGGKKSDLTNCALEKNPIVKDYKFIPDICWASNLLPALTALHPCLPFSVQDFTADLETKMSCAGNCMESMF, encoded by the exons ATGACAATGGACAAAGCAGCAGAGTCGGAGGTGTTCCAGCGGAGAGAGTTTTGTCGCTGGCCATGCAAATGCTCACATAAGCCTTCATGCTCGTTGGGTGTAAGCCTGGTCAAGGATGGCTGTGGATGCTGTAAAGTTTGTGCTAAACAACTGGGGGAAACTTGTAATGAAGCAGAAGTATGTGATCACCACAGAGGTCTGTACTGTGACTACTCCGCTGATGCACCCAAATATGAAGTTGGCATTTGTAAAT ATATATTTGCTGTCGGATGTGAACTCAATGGGGTGCTCTATCAAAATGGCCAGTCTTTCCAGCCCAGTCCATTTTACACATGTCTGTGTATAAGTGACACAATTGGATGCACCCCTATACTTGATTCCAGACAATCTGAAAACCGCTGTACAGATGCCACAGGACTCGGGGGGAAAAAGTCTGATCTAACTAACTGTGCATTAGAGAAGAACCCTATCGTGAAAGACTACAAATTTATACCAG ATATATGCTGGGCTTCTAACCTGCTTCCTGCTCTGACAGCTTTACACCCATGTCTACCTTTCAG TGTACAAGATTTTACCGCTGATTTGGAAACGAAAATGTCTTGTGCAGGCAACTGCATGGAGTCCATGTTCTAA